The DNA sequence GAAAGGGGATACCCCATCGTCCTTTTGAGCAATACGAACGAGCTCCATTTTTCCTATGTCATGGAGAGGTTTCCCATAATACACCATTTCGATGAATGGATACTTTCCTTCGAGGTGGGCGCGAAGAAACCGCAGGAGAAGATCTACAACATGATATTCGAGGCGCGGTCGCTGGAGCGGCACGAGGTGCTGTATATCGACGACATCCCCGAATACGTCGCGGCGGCCGCGGGCTACGGCATCCCCGGGATAGTCTTCAGGGAGGCCGCGGACGTCTGGAAGGTCATACGAGAGAATTGCGTATAGAAGAGGGGTGATAGTAATGGGTGATGGGTAATGGGCGGAAAGCCTCTTTTCCCATGACTATAACCCATGACCTTGTTTCCCAGGAGACCCATGCTTCCTTTTCCCGAGATAGACCCTGTCATTTTTAGAATCGGCCCTTTTGCCATGCGATGGTACGGGCTCATGTATATCCTGGGGTTTCTGGCCGGATACGGGCTTACCGTGTACCAGCTCCGCGGGGGCAGGAAGCCCGAGGTCCCCCGGGAGGCGGTGGACGACCTTTTCTTCTACCTTATTATAGGGCTCATCGTCGGCGCCCGCCTGGGATACGCGGTTTTCTACAATCTCCCGTTCTATATCGAGAACCCCCTCGAAATATTCATGGTCTGGCATGGCGGTATGTCCTTTCACGGGGGTCTCGCCGGCGCGTTCATCGCCAGCGTCATCATAATAATAAGGAAGAAGCTTCCCTTCCGCGCCACGGCGGACCTCGTTATCCCCGCGGCCCCCGTAGGGATCTGCCTGGGAAGGCTTGGAAACTTCATCAATGGTGAGCTCTTCGGTAAACCGGCCGATGTCCCCTGGGCCATGGTCTTTCCCCACGGCGGCCCGGTTCCCCGCCATCCCTCGCAGCTTTACGAGGCCTTCTTCGAGGGACTGCTCCTTTTCGTCATCCTCTGGTTCTACAAGGACAGGAAAAAGCGAGAGGGCGATGTCTTTGCGCTCTTTCTCATCCTCTACGGTCTGTTCAGGACCTTCTGCGAGTTCTTCAGGCTCCCCGACGTGCAACTCGGCTCCGTCCTTGGTCCCTTCAGCATGGGCCAGGTCCTGAGCCTCATCATGGTCCTCATCGGCATTGGATTGAAGTTTTTCCTCTTTCCCCTGCTGGAGCGACGAAAGAACAGTTAGAAACAGTTCCAGGTTTCAAGTCTCAGGCAAAGGAGAGAGGCCTGATCGTCCTGTTTCTAACCTGAAACCTGAAACCTGTAACTGTTTCTAGAGCCTTTCCACCAGGCCCGTGTCGATGTCGTAGTAGAGGGGGATGACCGCTATCTTTCCCTCGTTCACCATCTTCTCCAGCATTGGTTTCGATGACGCGATGGTTGCGGTGACGAGTTTTGCGTTCTCCCTGATGGCGTTGTCGATGAGGTCGCCGGGTTGTGCCCTGACGTTGTCAAGGGCGGGGAGAATGGCACTGGCGATGCTGCCGATGTGGCCGTGGGTCTCGCCGCCTTGCGCTGTCGCCGTCACGGCGCCGCACTTGGAATGGCCGAGGACGACGACGAGAGGAGTGCCGAGGTGGTCGACGGCGTACTCGATGCTCCCGAGAGCAATGTCATCGACGATGTTGCCGGCAAGCCTGATGATGAAGAGGTCACCGATGCCCTGATCGAAGAGGATCTCGGGAGGGATGCGGGAATCGGAGCATCCGACGATGACGGCAAAGGGCCTCTGGCCGGCCTTGACCTCGTCGCGGCGGGCCCGGTCCTGGTTGGGGTGTGTTTGTTTCATGGCGGCGAAACGCTCGTTGCCGTCGAGAAGGGTCTGCAGTGCGTCGTTGATTCGGGAATCCTTGGCCATAATAGTTCCCCCTGGTTTTTTAGAAAGTATCATAATGGATTTATGCGTCTTCATCAAGCTAAAAGGCCGCGGTGGCTGTGGGTGCTTCAAGGCCTACAAGTATTGTGAAAAGATTAACAAAATTTTATTGACATCACCACCCGGCGCGTTTAAAATAGTCTGTTCAATAAGCTAAATACGGGTAGCTTAAGCTTAAATACGGGCAGCTTCATTTAAAATCAATAAGGAGGTTATGTATGGCAGACGCAACAGAAGAAACCAGATTGTATCCACCCCTTAAGGAATTCGTCGACCAGGCCTACGTGAAGAGCCGCGATGAATACGAAAAGATGTGGAAACAGTCCATTCAGGACCCGGAAACATTTTGGGGCGGCATCGCGAAAGAGCTCCACTGGTTCAAACCGTGGCTGAAGGTCAACAGGGAAGACTTCGCGAAGGGTGAAGTGGAATGGTTCATCGGTGGCAAGACCAACATCGCCTACAACTGCCTCGATGCCCAGGTCGAGAAGGGTAAGGGCGACAAGGTCGCCATCCTCTTCCAGGGCGAGCCGGAAGACGATGTCGTGAAACTGACGTACAAGGAAATGCTTTCCATGGTTTCCAAGTTCGCCAACGTGTTGAAGAAGAAAGGCGTCCGCAAGGGCGACAGGATTGCCATCTACCTGCCCATGATCTGGCAGCTTCCCGTTGTCATGCTCGCATGCGCAAGGATAGGTGCTGTCCATACGATCGTTTTCGGCGGGTTCTCCGCTGAGGCGCTCCGCGACAGGATCCTCGACGCCGGCGCAAAGATGCTCATCACGACGAACGGCTACTGGCGTTCCGGCAAGACCGTCAGTTCCAAGGCGAACGCCGATAAGGCCTGCGATCTGTGTCTTGAGCAGGGCCACACCGTGGACAAGGTTGTCGTCGTCAAGAGACTCGACAACTTCGACGTCCCGATGAAGGCCGGCCGCGACACCTGGTTCGAGGAAGAACTGGCAGCGGCCGACATCACGGACGCCTGCCCCGCCGAGATGATGGACGCGGAAGACCCGCTGTTCATTCTCTACACGTCAGGTTCAACGGGCAAGCCGAAGGGTGTTCTCCACACCGTCGGCGGCTACATGGTCTACGTTTATTCAACATTCAAATACATCTTTGATTACAAAGATAAAGACGTTTTCTTCTGCACCGCCGACATCGGCTGGGTAACGGGCCACAGCTACATCGTCTACGGTCCGATGTGCAACGGCGCGACCTCGATCGTTTTCGAGTCCGTCCCGACATTCCCGAACCCCGACAGGTTCTGGCAGATCGTCGAGAAATTCAAGGTCAGCACCTTCTACACCGCCCCGACAGCCATCAGGGCCCTCATGAAAGAAGGCGAGAAGTGGCCGCAGGGCAGGAACCTCTCCTCCCTGAGACTCCTCGGTTCAGTCGGCGAGCCGATCAACCCCGAGGCGTGGCTGTGGTACCACAAGTATATCGGCGCAGAGAAATGCCCCATCGCCGACACCTGGTGGCAGACGGAGACAGGCGGCATCCTCATCACCTCTCTTCCTGGCGCGTGGCCGGGAAAGCCGGGCTACGCGACGCTTCCATTCTTCGGCGTTGACGCCCGCGCGCTCCAGTCACGCCCCGACGCCAGCAAACCTGCGGTGGACGCGCCCATGAACGAGCAGGGCGAGCTCTGCATCGGCAGGTCATGGCCTGGCATGATGAGAGGCGTTTTCGGCGAACCTGAAAGATTCTTCAATACCTACTTCGTCCAGCAGCCGGGATTCTACTTCTCCGGTGACGGTGCGTTGAAGGACGAGAACGGCTACTTCAGACTGATGGGCCGTATCGACGACGTCGTCAACGTATCCGGTCACAGGATGGGAACCGCAGAGGTCGAGGCAGCCCTCAACTCCTTCAACACGGCAGTCGCGGAATCCGCGGTTGTCGGCTTCCCGCACGAAGTCAAGGGCGAGGACCTTTACGCATACATCATCCTGAAGACAGGCGTTGAGGGAACGGATGCTCTGAAGAAAGAGCTCGTTGCCCACGTCAGGAAAGAGATCGGCCCCATCGCATCACCGGGCAAGATCCAGTTCGTACCCGGTCTGCCGAAGACACGCTCCGGCAAGATCATGAGAAGGATCCTGAGAAAGGTCGCCTCCGGCGAGATCGATCAGCTCGGCGATACCACCACGCTGGCAGATCCGTCAGTTGTCGACGAGATCGTAAAGGGCAGGCA is a window from the Syntrophorhabdus sp. genome containing:
- a CDS encoding prolipoprotein diacylglyceryl transferase gives rise to the protein MLPFPEIDPVIFRIGPFAMRWYGLMYILGFLAGYGLTVYQLRGGRKPEVPREAVDDLFFYLIIGLIVGARLGYAVFYNLPFYIENPLEIFMVWHGGMSFHGGLAGAFIASVIIIIRKKLPFRATADLVIPAAPVGICLGRLGNFINGELFGKPADVPWAMVFPHGGPVPRHPSQLYEAFFEGLLLFVILWFYKDRKKREGDVFALFLILYGLFRTFCEFFRLPDVQLGSVLGPFSMGQVLSLIMVLIGIGLKFFLFPLLERRKNS
- a CDS encoding carbonic anhydrase is translated as MAKDSRINDALQTLLDGNERFAAMKQTHPNQDRARRDEVKAGQRPFAVIVGCSDSRIPPEILFDQGIGDLFIIRLAGNIVDDIALGSIEYAVDHLGTPLVVVLGHSKCGAVTATAQGGETHGHIGSIASAILPALDNVRAQPGDLIDNAIRENAKLVTATIASSKPMLEKMVNEGKIAVIPLYYDIDTGLVERL
- the acs gene encoding acetate--CoA ligase, yielding MADATEETRLYPPLKEFVDQAYVKSRDEYEKMWKQSIQDPETFWGGIAKELHWFKPWLKVNREDFAKGEVEWFIGGKTNIAYNCLDAQVEKGKGDKVAILFQGEPEDDVVKLTYKEMLSMVSKFANVLKKKGVRKGDRIAIYLPMIWQLPVVMLACARIGAVHTIVFGGFSAEALRDRILDAGAKMLITTNGYWRSGKTVSSKANADKACDLCLEQGHTVDKVVVVKRLDNFDVPMKAGRDTWFEEELAAADITDACPAEMMDAEDPLFILYTSGSTGKPKGVLHTVGGYMVYVYSTFKYIFDYKDKDVFFCTADIGWVTGHSYIVYGPMCNGATSIVFESVPTFPNPDRFWQIVEKFKVSTFYTAPTAIRALMKEGEKWPQGRNLSSLRLLGSVGEPINPEAWLWYHKYIGAEKCPIADTWWQTETGGILITSLPGAWPGKPGYATLPFFGVDARALQSRPDASKPAVDAPMNEQGELCIGRSWPGMMRGVFGEPERFFNTYFVQQPGFYFSGDGALKDENGYFRLMGRIDDVVNVSGHRMGTAEVEAALNSFNTAVAESAVVGFPHEVKGEDLYAYIILKTGVEGTDALKKELVAHVRKEIGPIASPGKIQFVPGLPKTRSGKIMRRILRKVASGEIDQLGDTTTLADPSVVDEIVKGRQ